Genomic DNA from Brassica rapa cultivar Chiifu-401-42 chromosome A04, CAAS_Brap_v3.01, whole genome shotgun sequence:
ATCTGCGTTTTGAGGAAGATTTTGTTCTGTTACTGCAAGCTTTACAGAACACAGAGTCATCCATACGGTTCCCAAAAAGGGCCATTACTATTACTACTACACAACATGCAAAAGCTGTTTTTTTTACAGTTAAAAGTAGAGACAGTTAAAATGGAGCAATACACACAGGCGGAGATCAAATACGATATAGTGTCTATACAAAGACAAAGGTTGCGGTTTTGCCAAAAGAGGTTCTAAAGGGAAAGACACCTGTGGAGAAGAATGGATAATGGAACTGCAGGCCATTGATGTTTAAGATAATACTACCCGACCTCAAAAAGCTCTCGGGttgatatatatacaaatcCTACAAGGGGGGGCAACAATGGCTTTCTAGTCTTTTAACCATCAGATTCAAAGAACTTTGCTACAGCTGCATAGAGAGCTTCTTCTTCAAACGGTTTCGATACATAACCATCCATCCCACATTTGACGCATTCTTCGTTAGTAGCCTGAATCACATCAGCTGTCATTGCTAATATTGGAACGTGCCAGCTACTGTACATTTCACCAGAaactattttcttcttctctagaTCACGGACTCTCCTCGTTGCTTCAAATCtgtacacaaaaaaaaaaaagatgatataaaatttatcaaaagcTGAATGAGGATGATGAGACCCTAAAGTGATTAGCTTAGCTACCCGTCCATCTCAGGCATCTGGAGGTCCATGAAGCAAGCATCAAAGTTGTGAGGCGGCTTGAGCATTGCCAATGCAGCCTTCCCACTCTCAACGCATGTAACGATAGCTCCATATTTCTTAAGCGCGCCTTCAGCGACTCTTCTGTTCACCAGATTATCGTCCACAACCAGAATCCTCTTTTCTCTCAGTAAGTGTCCAAGATTCGTTCGCTTTCTGCTTGGTTGCCTCTTCTTACCATTGACCAGGGTTTCTTGCAAAGAGCATATTAGGACACTCATCCGAAGGGGCTTTATTACCACCTCGTCCACCAGACCAGAAGACTTCATCTCACTGCGCTCTACAAGAGTTGCAGAGGTTGCCAAAAGTAAAATCTTTGTCGGTCTTGTGGTGGTTTCTTTGCTACAATTAAGCAACCCATCAAGTAGTTCAAAGTCTTTCTTGTTCCACGCGTCTTTATCGATTAGAACCATCGCCAAACCTCCTAATttgctgcaaaaaaaaacacagaaacataactatatatatatagcaatgGAATAAACATTTCATGTCATATTAACATAGCAAAGCTAGAAGTAAAGAAAATGTATGTGAAGTACTTGACACATGTGCATGCTGTTCTCAGACTTGAAACAATGTCTGCACATATTCCCAATCTCTGCAGATGGTATCTGGTCACCTCTGCTCGAATGTTTCTGCTATCAATAACTAATGCCCTCAGTCCTTTGAACTCCTGAATAGCTAGATCAAACTTAGTATTAAACGAACTTGTTGTTTCTGCTTTCCCAAAAACTCCCGTAAATGAAAAAGTACTCCCTATCCCAGGCCTGCTCACAAACCCCATTTCTCCTTGCATTAGTTCAACCAAACGCTTGCTTATGCTCAAACCTATGCCGGTCCCACCATAAGTACGAGATGTGGAGCTGTCAGCTTGCATAAAAGGAGTGAATATTCTTCCTTGTGCATCCAAAGGTATGCCCACCCCTGTGTCCTCCACTGTAACTAGCAATTTGATGATTCTATCACAAGTATGATTCTCAGTGCTGTAAATTGTCTTGAAACTCTCCCAGCTTCCCCATGCATTCACAGCAGGAAACCCGCTTACTGTCTCACCGGACGCACTGCTTCCCACAGCTAACCTCTGTCTTAGTACTGCATCTTTGATATTAACACTCTCCCTCACCTCTTCTGCAAGGTGCACCGAGATAAATATGTGTCCCTTCTCCCGTGTGAactattatattgtttgttaCAGAAAGAACAAATGAGTACTATTCGTAGTGGAGGAAgacttttttcttttgtatagaAGTAGGAAACTGGATCACCTTGATTGAGTTTCCAACCAGGTTTGTAATTATTTGCCTGAACCGACTCGGATCACCTACTACAACTTCAGGAACTTGACTAGAAACATAAACTGCCAACTGTAACAATAAACCAACATTTGTTTGCTATATATGAAAACATTTAAGCAGAAGGTCATGCGGTTTATATTGTACCTCAATTCCTTTTTCATTTGCCTTGCCAGAGAGTAGAGATGAAACATTATCCAGAACTAAGCGCATATCAAAAGGCACATTTTCAAGCTCAAGCCTTCCTGATTCAATCTTTGCCTGATCAAGAACCTCGTTTATTAGTGATATAAGATCCTTCCCACTCCCATGAGCAGTTTGTGCATAGTCCATTTGTTTCGCGTCAAGATCAGTGTCCATAAGCATTTTCAGCATTCCTGTTACAACATATGCTTATCAAACCTTTCAGCTGCTATTCCACACAAAAAAATGCAATGGCAAAGGAGACAGTAAAAAGATTTACCTAGAACACCATTCATTGGAGTCCGTATCTCATGAGAAACAGTTGCCAGAAACTGCATAAACAAAGAAGCATATCAGTGACAAGAAGCTTTTGTGAGTATTCGATTGAGAAAATTCACCTGTGATTTGGCAATGTCAGCAGCCTCAGCGCGAGCTTTCAGTTTCATCATCTTCTGACAGTCCTCTTCAACTATGGCAATTCGACTGATGGCATCATGGAAGATATAACCAACCAGAAAAGTAATAATCAGAACTAAGCCTGACGGTATTATCGCTGTCCAAGGGATGGGAAGTTTATCTTTAAACCtgtataaaagaaaaatattgccATTTTCATACTTAAAGAAAAGACAGAAGAGAGTGCTTTTACAGAAAGATGTCATTAGAGTAAAACCTGCAGCGCATCTCATGTTTTCTGGATGGATCACCAAAATCAAGGCTACTTATGTACTCTTCACTTGTATCCCCAATTTCAGTTCCGTACATTTTAATTAGACCCGAGGCGTTACTTGTATCATAAACATCCACCACAATTGTCTGTTTGCTGGCAAGTTGGTGAAGAAGTTTCTCCACCAGCGATGGCATATCATATGATGCACCAAGGTATCTGTTTCATGTGTATCTTATTAAGTAAGGTACATCAGCACAACCATTTTAATtgagaaaagtaaaaaaaaaaaaagagtacccAATAGTTGCTTCAACACGCTGTTCTTCTGTAGCATCAGCGGGTAGGTCCGTGTCATAGACAGCAAAGGTCAAGACAACGCCGAGATGATTTGACTTCAGAAGCTTAAACGGAGATGTTAATACACCCTTTCCTGATGCCCTTGCCCTCAAGATGTTTTCACGGTCTTCCTGCAAaataaatagagagagagattttgaGAATTTCTTATTTAACCAACATTGGTTTGGAAAAAGGCAAAGGAAACATTTTAGGAACATGGTTACTGACTTGTCCAGACATCATGTCGACCGATACAATATGGGAAACAGTTTCTTGAGCAAATATGACTGGAGCGTACTCGTCTTGAATAGGTGCTGGATCAAAATTTTCAGGAACACAATCTTGGACAAGTGTCTGGTCCTCAGTTTCCATTTTCTTTATTGTCCACCCATGATCCTTCTCAAATTGCTCTCTTTTGGAGTGTGGGACTTTCAAAGCATACGCAACACCACTGGTAAGGGGCCTCTCGAAGTTTGTTCTCTCAGTATATTCACCAAATGTTTTCTACAAAGAAGAAGTTTATGGTTTTAACATCTTCCAAATTGCAAAAACATGAAATGTAAATAGCggtaagagaaagaaaaaaaacacatcacCTGATCAATGGCAGAAGGGGTTTTACCATGGTGAAAGGTGGATACAAGAATAGATAAGGCGTGAACATGGTTCAGGCTAACATTGAACTGATCTTGTAACACACGGGCTCGCTCATCACACATGTTTTCTAAAGTTTCCCTCCGTTGCAGTATGATCTTCTGATTGGAGTCCCAGAACCACCAAACCGACATGGAAACTCCTGCGATGACACCGAGGAGAAGGATGTTCTTCCTCCATTTCCCAGCCCCTCTACAAGCTCGCTGCTGCTGCTTTTGAGCTAAAGAATCTTGCAGATTTGTTTTTCCTTCTATCTCATTCGGTGGTTTAGAATGAGAAACAAAAATCTTATGGCACACGAGTAGACCAAAGATAAGGCACCACCATGTATTTCTTAAATAAGATGGCAAATCCCAATCCAGCCCTTCTCTGTGGTTTTCGGGGTGCAGTAAACTCTACACACaaaccaaaatataatattaccaAAATAACGTTTTGGGAAGGCATTTTTCTACAAACAAATGTTATCTAACCTGTTGTAAGCCTGATGGATTAATAAGATTCCAGGGAATTAAGCTCTTTGAATTGTCATGGCCGCATTGAGTCTCCTCTTTCTCCAAACGCATATTCAGAGAACATGTAATACCATAGTTTGCCCACATTCCAGGGATGGATTCTTTTCGACATTCGAAGGATGTTACCTGAAAAAAACAGATGCAGAGAGTGGTAAGTTGACACATCTgatgcattttattttatataaagctTTCAAGAAGCACAATTTTAAACCAAAGTCAATTCAGATGATTTACCTGATCTGAATCAGAGAACAAAGAGACCAAGTCATGAATCTCACTCCTAGTGACGTTTTGATGTCTGTACAACACTCTAGCTTCCCCATTACAAGAACCGGTCTCCTCCTccttccccgaggacatcaaaAGAACAATCACCAAAGAGGTGGTTAAGCAACACATTATCATGAAGAAGAGAGGCTTTTTTATCCACTTCACACCACCCTTGGATTCCTCTGCCTTCTTTGAAGTGAGTTCACGAGTTATAGACATGTCGACTCGTGTCagcgaagaagatgaagaggccCTAATCTCCAGATTCAGCTGAAGAGTAACCGGAAAATTCAGATCTCTCCCGCAGAACAGAACAACAACGTCATGATGTTAAAAAGTTTGAGTTCTTGAAAACCCTCCAAGAGGAAGCTTTTTTTCTCTTACCGAAACCAATTAAGACAGAAGACGACAAGATGAACCAAACCCAGTGGTTGCAATGGAGGAAGACATGGTTTCAGTAAAGAAGTGGAAAAGAGAAAAAGGACAAagctttttcttctttcatgGTTTCAGGGTAAAGAAAGCTATTTCAGATGTGTGACAAAAGCTTAAAGAAGAGACGACTTATAATTATTATTCGCTGGTGTTCCTCATTAGCCAACTGGACTCAATGATCAGACTTGCCGATAAAGAAGAGAATTATgagaaagataaaagaaaaagaatgtgCACTTACTTCtctattcttctttttttgctcaattgtatattttcttttgtcttttcCTGAACACCATTTTGAATCCATGATGATCTCATCATCTAGGTGGGGAAGGCATTACaatttacaaataatttaattacatatttaaaaaaatattgaaagaaTCAATACTTCTTTCTCCTACACCTACACCTACTCATTGTGAttgtttctttgttcttttggtatttataaattgtttttatcaagCATAACTTCACGTAAATTTAGAAGTGTCAAAATGAGTTATACCTCATGAACTGGTTCAGCTCAACTTGTTTTTTTATAAGCATGGGTTCTGTTTTTTAtgctaatttaataaataagttTAATAAACGAGTTTAAATTAGATCACGAGTTATATGAACGATCTTTAATGAACATGAACTAACTCATGAACTAAtcgtttttatattatatatatatatatatatatgtgtgtgtgtgtggatgACTTCCATTTTTCTTATGTaagaaaagataatttctatattaatcatatttatatactaaaaataaaatgtaaaaccaaaaagttttaaatatatatataataatgtaaAAGAATATTGATATCAATCCTCATGtcatatatttttagaattaaaatgtaaaacaacaTATTCCTAATACTCTCATgcggaatatatatatatatctttatgatTTGAATAGTTGAAGACTTTGAAGATGAATCATCTTATGACTCATATGTAGAATAGATTTTAAGATCACTAATTTAGCTTTtacttaatttattattatgttttggatttattcagtatttaatattattgttttggattttaatatttaatttttgaattatattttgaaaattattttattttatatttattttataattttataatttttttttatatttgatcgcGAGTTAGCTCATTTAACTCAAATCCAAAAGACAATTCTGATTTATTAGAAATTAAGAATTCCCTTAAATCccttcattcctttcttcaaaacaaacaccgaTCTGATATAGCCTAGATCGACGACAACGCTTTGTCTGACACTGATGATTATTCAGATGAAGAAACAAACTGCTCTGATCCTTACTCTGTGCTTCATGTCGAGagctttacccaagcttatgacactgCTTTAAAATCACGTACTGGAAGAGAAAGGTTCAATATCAGACAAGCTCTTACTGGCAACCGTAAGACAAAATCAGAGTTTTACGGAAAgataaatatggtttacggaGAATTGATGGAGAAAGCAGATTCTTTAGGAGAACTAATCCGAAAATTATAAGGTCAAGTAGCTGAGATTGCAACTGCCATAAAGAGAAACGCTGGATGTCTTCCCGGAAGAACTGATCTAAACTCAAGACGTCAAGTCAGTGCCGTAATGCTGCGCAGCGGGAAAAACCTCGCAGCAGATACGAGGAATAATTCAGATGTTGGAAAGCCTGACGATGCCGATAAGACCGGGAAAAGCAACTCTCATCCTATTTTTCTTGACGAACTTGACCCACATCCATCTCAAGACAACCGAAAAACCACTGCtgaaaaggctaaggaaaaggcaatagacttagaactagaagaagatacggagattgaggatgaaatcgatcgacagtacggaactgacgtcgatcgacccAAAACACCCACCATCGATCGATAACCGGAGAaacccgtcgatcgacggtctactcaacccgagcccataattgaaagagtctatagaactttacctccttttcctcctaaaacacaaactaagaaatcattagaaaacgcaatctgcaagaaagccttaGATAGGTATATCATAATTGTTGTTAGTGTTGAAGAGTATATCATAATTATCTATAttcgtaaattatatttttgagtaTTATGAAATAGTCTCAAAACACGGGTGTGTACTGATCAGAATTTTCACAACAACGTCACAAATTACGAATGATTTTTGAGACGTTTACGTCTTAGGGTACTTTTTATGTGTTTCTTGCATGTTCACATACTTTGAGCATGAGGTATACTTTCCTCCTTGCTTTAACTATTTCAGTCCCCAAAAAGCCCTTCTCATAGACAAACTTTCTAACCATGGTTAAGTCTAAAGTGGCCAAGTAACTTCCTTTGATATTTGTCGTTACACGGGCTTGGTCGCAATTAAATGGTTAAAGTTTTGTAGTACATTAAACAGAGCTATTATTTGTGAGCCGTTAGATACATATATTTTAGGAAAAGAATCGGACGGCTCTTGTTGAATTCAGTACAACGATGCTTTAAGCGGTAAAGTAGGTTTATTAATTGCTTGTTcttatcttctttcttctctgctAGCAGCAAATCTTCCGGCAACCAAATCTGAGAGTAAGGTTTTTAGGAGTTATAGATCTAGATGCATCAATATTCACTTTGGGTTTTGCAATGTATGTAGTTGTTCTGATTTTTTTGACCGTCTTTGTTTTTCAGGCGTAACAACTTGTGGTCACGACATGGACGAGTATTGCATGGTGATGGCCGGCGACTGGGTTTGTGGAGAAGATGGGAAGTGGAATTTTTTCGTTGACAAACAGCAGATGTCTCGCATGGTCCCCTTCCGAGAAGGCATTACACTGAGCGAGTTGGAGGCAAACGTCATGAAAGAGTTCAGCTACGGGGGCAAGCTGGGGAGTGTAGCCTTAAGTTACTGGCCACCGTCATCCATAGAACTTGCGACAGGCATCAGGACCCCCCCTGTTCTGCTCACCAACGACGGCGCGGTAGGGTTTTTCAGCAGACACCTGAAGGTCGGCGCCCCTATGAATCTCTTTGCCAAATTCGACGCCTTTGATCGTGGGAATCAAAGTTCCCGAGATGACTCCAGGGCCAAAGGCTACCGCACACCAGCTCAGGCAATGAAGAGAAAGATGTTCGACGATGTTTGGAGCTCCGGTAAAGGTGGTTATGTCTCATCGGCGGCCTCTAAAATCGACAATGTTGTTGTTGAGGAAGACGAGCTCTTACGCGAGGTCGAGAAGGTTGAAGAGAAAATCAGGGGCGAAAGCCTGAGGAGCAACGAGGGGGAGCCGTGCGAAACCATCGATAGCGACTCCAGTTTGGCTGATGAGGTAGATGACAGAGATGTTCGTCCTAGAGGATACGACAAAGAGTTCTGGGCCCCGTTCATAAGAGAGGACAACGGCGGTACTGATGTTGTGGATAAGGTCTTCAATGCTGAGGACACTACCCGTAGGACTTATAGCTGCACCACCAACAACGCTTTTGACCATACAGTCGTCGCAGGCGGCTCCAGTCCCTCCAATG
This window encodes:
- the LOC103849192 gene encoding histidine kinase 2; amino-acid sequence: MSITRELTSKKAEESKGGVKWIKKPLFFMIMCCLTTSLVIVLLMSSGKEEETGSCNGEARVLYRHQNVTRSEIHDLVSLFSDSDQVTSFECRKESIPGMWANYGITCSLNMRLEKEETQCGHDNSKSLIPWNLINPSGLQQSLLHPENHREGLDWDLPSYLRNTWWCLIFGLLVCHKIFVSHSKPPNEIEGKTNLQDSLAQKQQQRACRGAGKWRKNILLLGVIAGVSMSVWWFWDSNQKIILQRRETLENMCDERARVLQDQFNVSLNHVHALSILVSTFHHGKTPSAIDQKTFGEYTERTNFERPLTSGVAYALKVPHSKREQFEKDHGWTIKKMETEDQTLVQDCVPENFDPAPIQDEYAPVIFAQETVSHIVSVDMMSGQEDRENILRARASGKGVLTSPFKLLKSNHLGVVLTFAVYDTDLPADATEEQRVEATIGYLGASYDMPSLVEKLLHQLASKQTIVVDVYDTSNASGLIKMYGTEIGDTSEEYISSLDFGDPSRKHEMRCRFKDKLPIPWTAIIPSGLVLIITFLVGYIFHDAISRIAIVEEDCQKMMKLKARAEAADIAKSQFLATVSHEIRTPMNGVLGMLKMLMDTDLDAKQMDYAQTAHGSGKDLISLINEVLDQAKIESGRLELENVPFDMRLVLDNVSSLLSGKANEKGIELAVYVSSQVPEVVVGDPSRFRQIITNLVGNSIKFTREKGHIFISVHLAEEVRESVNIKDAVLRQRLAVGSSASGETVSGFPAVNAWGSWESFKTIYSTENHTCDRIIKLLVTVEDTGVGIPLDAQGRIFTPFMQADSSTSRTYGGTGIGLSISKRLVELMQGEMGFVSRPGIGSTFSFTGVFGKAETTSSFNTKFDLAIQEFKGLRALVIDSRNIRAEVTRYHLQRLGICADIVSSLRTACTCVNKLGGLAMVLIDKDAWNKKDFELLDGLLNCSKETTTRPTKILLLATSATLVERSEMKSSGLVDEVVIKPLRMSVLICSLQETLVNGKKRQPSRKRTNLGHLLREKRILVVDDNLVNRRVAEGALKKYGAIVTCVESGKAALAMLKPPHNFDACFMDLQMPEMDGFEATRRVRDLEKKKIVSGEMYSSWHVPILAMTADVIQATNEECVKCGMDGYVSKPFEEEALYAAVAKFFESDG